A section of the Lathamus discolor isolate bLatDis1 chromosome 6, bLatDis1.hap1, whole genome shotgun sequence genome encodes:
- the LOC136016537 gene encoding olfactory receptor 8U9-like produces MGGNQTQIEFILLGITDSPHVQTPLFMLFLMIYIVTLVGNLGIIILVRVSPSLRTPTYFFLTHCAFIDICCSTDISPRMLADLLSEDKTISFTGCMVQFLTFVFFATIECHLLAMMAYDRHVAICQPLLYVIIISSHVCRQLVAASYLFAFLSAIICTWCVFGGSFCDPNHIDHFFCDEVPVLKLVCSDTHSSEMVIFTFVTISVVGTSMIILLSYISIIGTVLRMCSAQSRARGFQTCISHLMSVSMYFGSAFFMYLQPPSSHRSLDKVASIFYALLIPMLNPFIYSLRNKEVKGALLKCGRRLFSHWQHRRVVSSQT; encoded by the exons ATGGGGGGAAATCAAACACAGATTGAATTCATCCTCTTGGGAATTACAGACAGCCCACATGTGCAGACCCCTCTATTCATGTTGTTTCTGATGATTTACATTGTCACTTTGGTGGGgaactta GGCATTATCATCTTGGTTCGGGTGTCTCCCAGTCTCCGCACCCCCACGTACTTCTTCCTCACCCATTGTGCCTTCATTGACATCTGCTGTTCCACAGACATCTCCCCCAGGATGCTGGCAGACCTGTTATCAGAggacaaaaccatttctttcactggctGCATGGTGCAATTCctcacctttgttttctttgctactATTGAGTGTCACCTGCTGGCCATGATGGCCTACGACCGGCACGTTGCTATCTGCCAGCCCCTGCTTTATGTGATCATCATCTCCAGCCATGTCTGCCGGCAGCTGGTAGCAGCATCCTACCTATTCGCCTTCCTCAGTGCCATCATCTGCACATGGTGTGTGTTTGGAGGTTCCTTCTGTGATCCCAACCACATTGACCACTTCTTTTGTGATGAAGTTCCTGTGCTAAAGCTCGTGTGCTCTGACACCCACAGCAGTGAGATGGTCATCTTTACCTTCGTCACCATCAGCGTGGTGGGCACGAGCATGATCATTTTGCTCTCCTACATCTCTATCATCGGCACGGTGCTGAGGatgtgctcagcacagagcagggccagAGGCTTCCAAACCTGCATCTCCCATTTGATGTCTGTTTCCATGTACTTTGGGTCAGCATTCTTCATGTACCTGCAACCTCCATCTAGCCACAGGAGCCTGGATAAGGTGGCCTCCATCTTCTATGCTCTGCTCATCCCCATGCTCAATCCATTCatctacagcctgaggaacAAGGAAGTGAAAGGGGCTCTGCTGAAGTGTGGGAGAAGGCTTTTCAGCCACTGGCAACATAGAAGAGTTGTATCATCCCAGACATGA
- the LOC136016825 gene encoding olfactory receptor 5AP2-like encodes MAGNHTQTKFVLLGIADSPFAQTPLFVLFLLIYIVTLVGNVGIISLVRMSPSLHTPMYFFLTHFALIDICYSTAISPRMLADLLSEDKTISFTGCMMQFLTFVFFGSAECYLLAVMAYDRHIAICHPMLYVTIISNHVCWQLVASSYLFAFLSAILCTWYTFGCSFCGPSHINHFFCDVVPVLNLVCPDNHSSEMVIFAFLTINVVGTSVVILLSYISILCTVLRMCSAQSRARAFHTCASHLMAIIIFFGTGFFMYLQPPSSHKSLDKVASLFYTVVTPMLNPFIYSLRNKEVKGALLKFEESIRSLFTFSLEAMCARRHLRGTS; translated from the exons ATGGCAGGAAACCACACACAGACTAAATTCGTCCTGTTGGGAATTGCAGACAGCCCATTTGCACAGACTcctctttttgtcttgtttctatTGATTTACATTGTCACTTTGGTGGGGAACGTTGGCATTATCAGCTTGGTGAGGATGTCTCCCAGCCTCCACAcccccatgtacttcttcctcaCCCATTTTGCCCTCATTGACATCTGCTATTCCACAGCCATCTCCCCCAGGATGCTGGCAGACCTGTTATCAGAggacaaaaccatttctttcactggctGCATGATGCAGTTCctcacctttgttttctttggcagTGCCGAGTGTTACCTCTTGGCCGTGATGGCCTACGATAGACACATTGCTATCTGCCATCCAATGCTTTATGTGACCATCATCTCCAACCATGTCTGCTGGCAGCTGGTAGCATCATCCTACCTATTTGCATTCCTCAGTGCCATCCTCTGCACATGGTACACATTTGGATGTTCCTTCTGTGGTCCCAGCCACATCAACCACTTCTTCTGCGATGTCGTCCCTGTGCTAAACCTTGTTTGCCCTGATAACCACAGCAGCGAGATGGTCATCTTTGCCTTTCTCACCATCAATGTGGTGGGCACGAGCGTGGTCATTTTGCTCTCCTACATCTCTATCCTCTGCACCGTGCTGAGGatgtgctcagcacagagcagggccagagccTTCCACACCTGCGCCTCCCATTTGATGGCCATTATCATATTCTTTGGGACAGGATTCTTCATGTACTTACAACCTCCATCTAGCCACAAGAGCCTGGATAAGGTGGCCTCCCTCTTCTACACCGTGGTCACCCCCATGCTCAACCCATTCATCTACAGCCTGAGGAATAAGGAGGTGAAGGGGGCTCTGCTGAA GTTTGAGGAAAGTATCAGATCCTTATTCACTTTCAGTTTGGAGGCAATGTGTGCCAGAAGGCACCTCAGAGGAACCTCGTAG
- the LOC136016826 gene encoding olfactory receptor 5AP2-like: MGGNYTQTEFILLGITDSPCSQTPLFVLFLLIYIVTLVGNVGIISLVRMSPSLHTPMYFFLTHFALIDICYPTAISPRMLADLLSEDKTISFTGCMMQFLTFVFFGSAECHLLAVMAYDRHIAICHPMLYVTIISSHVCWQLIASSYLFAFLTAAICTWCMFGGSFCGPKHIDHFFCDIVPVLKLLCPNKYRSEMVVFAFLTINVVGMSMVILLSYISILCTVLRMCSAQSRARAFHTCTSHFMAVALLYGTAFFMYLQPPSSHKSLDKVASIFYALLIPMLNPFIYSLRNKEVKAALLKCGRRLLSRWQHKRVVSPRTRGLS, encoded by the coding sequence ATGGGAGGAAATTACACCCAGACTGAATTCATCCTGTTGGGAATTACAGACAGCCCATGTTCACAGACCcctctttttgtcttgtttctatTGATTTACATTGTCACTTTGGTGGGGAACGTTGGCATTATCAGCTTGGTGAGGATGTCTCCCAGCCTCCACAcccccatgtacttcttcctcaCCCATTTTGCCCTCATTGACATCTGCTATCCCACAGCCATCTCCCCCAGGATGCTGGCAGACCTGTTATCAGAggacaaaaccatttctttcactggctGCATGATGCAGTTCctcacctttgttttctttggcagTGCTGAGTGTCACCTCTTGGCCGTGATGGCCTACGATAGACACATTGCTATCTGCCATCCAATGCTTTATGTGACCATCATCTCCAGCCATGTCTGCTGGCAGCTGATAGCATCATCCTACCTATTTGCCTTCCTCACTGCTGCCATCTGCACATGGTGCATGTTTGGAGGTTCTTTCTGTGGACCCAAACACATTGACCACTTCTTCTGCGACATCGTACCTGTGCTTAAACTCCTCTGCCCTAATAAATATAGGAGCGAGATGGTCGTCTTTGCCTTTCTCACCATCAATGTAGTGGGCATGAGCATGGTCATTTTACTCTCCTATATATCTATCCTCTGCACAGTGCTGAGGatgtgctcagcacagagcagggccagagccTTTCACACCTGCACCTCCCATTTCATGGCTGTTGCCTTGTTATATGGGACAGCATTCTTCATGTACTTACAACCTCCATCTAGCCACAAGAGCCTGGATAAGGTGGCCTCCATCTTCTATGCTCTGCTCATCCCCATGCTCAACCCATTCatctacagcctgaggaacAAGGAGGTGAAGGCAGCTCTGCTCAAATGTGGGAGGAGATTGCTCAGCAGATGGCAACATAAAAGAGTTGTATCACCTAGGACACGCGGTTTATCTTAA
- the LOC136016828 gene encoding olfactory receptor 5AP2-like, translating to MRRNHTQAKFILLGIIESPCAQAPLFHSFLLIYIVTLVGNFGIVTVVQVSPSLHTPMYFFLTHLPDICYSTVISPRMLADLLSEDKTISFTGCMMQFLTFAFFGSADCHLLAMMAYDRHVAICHPLLYVTTISSRVCWQLVASSYLFAFLSAIVYTWCVFGGSFCGPNSIYHFFCDVPVLKLVCSDTHSSEMVIFAFVTTNVVGTSVVILLSYISIIRAVLRMCSAQSRARAFHTCTSHLMAVALFFGTAFFMYLQPPSSHRSLDKVASIIYTMVTPMLNPFNYSLKNKEVKGALIKCTRNKHHLYSFTTFVTDKDVFFLQDS from the exons atgagacGAAATCACACGCAGGCTAAATTCATCCTGTTGGGAATTATAGAAAGCCCATGCGCACAGGCCCCTCTTTTTCACTCATTTCTATTGATTTACATTGTCACTTTGGTGGGGAACTTTGGCATTGTCACAGTGGTGCAGGTGTCTCCCAGCCTCCACAcccccatgtacttcttcctcaCCCATTTGCCTGACATCTGCTATTCCACAGTCATCTCCCCCAGGATGCTGGCAGACCTGTTATCAGAggacaaaaccat ttctttcacTGGCTGCATGATGCAGTTCCtcacctttgctttctttggcaGTGCCGATTGTCACCTGCTGGCCATGATGGCCTACGACCGACACGTTGCTATCTGCCACCCTCTGCTTTATGTGACCACCATCTCCAGCCGTGTCTGCTGGCAGCTGGTAGCATCATCCTACCTATTCGCCTTCCTCAGTGCCATCGTCTACACATGGTGCGTGTTTGGAGGTTCCTTCTGTGGTCCCAACTCCATTTACCACTTCTTCTGTGACGTCCCTGTTCTAAAGCTCGTGTGCTCTGACACCCACAGCAGTGAGATGGTCATCTTTGCCTTCGTCACCACCAACGTGGTGGGCACGAGCGTGGTCATTTTGCTCTCCTACATCTCTATCATCCGCGCTGTGCTGAGGatgtgctcagcacagagcagggccagagccTTCCACACCTGCACCTCCCATTTGATGGCTGTTGCCTTGTTCTTCGGGACAGCATTCTTCATGTACCTACAACCTCCATCTAGCCACAGGAGCCTGGATAAAGTGGCCTCCATCATCTACACAATGGTCACCCCCATGCTTAACCCATTCAACTACAGCCTCAAGAACAAGGAGGTGAAGGGGGCTCTGATCAAGTGCACGA GAAACAAGCATCACCTTTATTCATTTACAACTTTTGTCACTGATAAAGATGTGTTTTTCTTGCAAGATTCTTGA